The sequence below is a genomic window from Anopheles cruzii chromosome 3, idAnoCruzAS_RS32_06, whole genome shotgun sequence.
ATCCTGCTCATCTTTTGGCTTCAAACAAATTGTTGGTTGTGTTTCGTTAATTTTCCGCACTCTGTCCACATTCTCTTGTACGAGTGTTCTGTTTGACGCGGAAAAGAAGGTTCGTTCCGACCGGGCGCCATCGCGTTGTTGTCTCTTTTCTTACTGTAGATTGGTTTGTTGTTTAGCTTACAGGTGTTCGCACCGCTGGCATATGCCCTCGTTCGCTATCTTGTGTGCATGCTGTCGTTATGCCGTATCGCTCCTCTTCCATGTCTATACTCCGGtatattattaattattatatAGTTTATATATGTTATAGAGTTGATCTCTCCAAACCGTCACACACTTTCCCTCACGTTTTCGTCGGGTAAGCTACTAAATCCCGATTCTGCACAGCAATTCTTTAGTGCGCCATCATTTCATCtcatgtctgtgtgtggttttttgtatttgttaaagaaaaatgaatgaataaaatacatttttgcGCTGGGCAATCCCATTACCAacgctctctatctctgttcGCAAACAGTGCGTATCTCCTTCCTCTGTCGCTGATATTATCCTCTATCGAACTTACTCTTTCCGCGCACACGTGGCCAAAATCCGTCACCTGTCGATCCGCTACCGATTTGGCTACTCAAACTCAGGCAACGAAATTCGCCATGGCGCCGGAAACGATCGACTGCGGCGGCTGTgctgcggatgctgctgctggtggtgttaGTGCAGCACTGGCCATGATGTTCGCcaatgcaccgccgccgccgccgccaccgccactcgtCACCTAGAAGGCCTGGTACGGTGGTTGCGAGGTCGCATCGCTACCGGCACCGTACACCGAGCGGGGCCGATTGTTGTACGTGTTCTGATCGTTTTGATAGTAATTGTAGCCagtggccgccgcagccgcagccgccgctgctgccgctccaCCACCGTAGGCCGCCGAACCACCGCCGTACTCCGAGCCCGGTTTCGATGGACCACCGCTGGTGGGACCAGCCGAAGCGCCCGGACCGGCCGTCGGACCCGACTGCGGGCGCGAGTACATGTCCGCCGTCGAACCGGCCGCCGAACCAGCCGTGTTCGGTGGCATGTTCCACGAGTTCCAGTTGCCCGATCCGTAgccgccggccccggaggCGCCCGAGTTGTTGTACATGTCGTACCCGCCGTAGCCTTGGGTCTGCTGCGGGGTCGCGTTGTAGTTGCCCCActgttgcggcggcggaggagctCCCCAGCTCTGGTACGCATTGGCAGCTCCGGCCGCACCGGCTCCATATCCACCGTAGccctgctgcggctgcgaagCGCCCCAGCTCTGGTAGCCCTGCATCATGTTCGACTGCATGTTAATCGGGGGACCGCCCATCTGACCGTTGCCCATCGGCGGCGCCTGCGGTGAGCCCCACTGGTACGAGTCCGTGTTCATGCTATTGTTACTGTTCTGGTTACCATCGCGCGGTTCCGCCTTCTTCACCTCCACCTGCTTGCCGCTGATGTGCACGAAATGGTCACTGGTCGCGCGCTCGACCGCGACCTCGTTCTCGAACGACAGAAACCCGAACCCGCGCGACTTTTTCTTCTCCTGATCGTACATGATCACCACCTCCATGACGTTGCCGTAGCGACAGAAGAAGGTACGCAGATCCGTCTCGGTGATGTTCGGCGGCAGCCCGCCCAGGAACACCTTCGGGTAGCCACCGGTGCGCTTCGGTTTGTGCTGCGAGCGCGGATTGCACGGCTTCGGATCGATCGTGCGCCCGTCGAGCGTGTGCGGCCCGTTCTCGAGCGCCCGGTCCACGTTCTCCGGATCGGCGAACGTCACGAAGCCGAACCCGCGCGACCGGCCCGTCTCGTTGTTCTTCATCACCACGCAGTCGATCACCTCGCCGTAGCGGCTAAAGTAGCGCTGCAGGTTCTCGTGCGTCGTCTCCCACGACAGTCCTCCTACGAACTCCTTCCCGCAACGTAACGTATGGTTTCGTCCCGCTGAAGCGCGTGTCGACGGATCCGGCCTGCGAGCCCTTGAAACTAATTTTCCGGATACCCGAAACTCGAGTTTAGCCTACCCGGATGGCGGCTGAATCCGGAAGGTGACAAGAGAAAGCCAAACGTTGGGATATGCCCattggaacgaaaaaaaacttgttCAGAACTgaaaatttacttaaaaacCAAGTCGTTTGGCGCGATTCAATTCAACATCAGTGCTTGTGGGCCGCTGGAATCGGCCACGGCACTGCACAAAATATGCGTTCTCCACGCGCGAGATTCGGATccgccacacggcacacacacgccaccaGAACCACGGATACTCGCGAATCTGGCCACTCGATTGGCCACTTTCCGTCCCAGGTACTTACTTTCTAGTACTTCTAGCGGCTTCTTTACGGTTTAAGGATTAAAATTATGCTTAGCGTTCCGGGTTTAATCTTAATAAGATGCCTTAAATACTAATTAGAAAACTAAAAAAGGTTAAACTTCTTAGAAATCTAAATAACATTAAATGGTGCTGAGCATcgcttttcccttttcgccttTCGAGGTTAGGACCAGCGCAGCGATGGTTGGAGAGGCGGAGAAAATCGCTCTGCCTCGCGGTTTTCGCCCGAACTCGTTCGTCCCGGGGCGAAAACAGTGCCCCTCTCTGTCACACTCACGCACAACGCTCCAAAAACAGCCAATCGCCGAGCACTTTTCAGCCTGCGTCACCACTCCGCTTGTCTAAAAGCGCATCCGCCTGTGCGATGGAAGCACAGCATGCCATCTCGTTCCTGCTCCGCT
It includes:
- the LOC128269744 gene encoding heterogeneous nuclear ribonucleoprotein 27C; amino-acid sequence: MSSIVAFKTVTSSSQEFVGGLSWETTHENLQRYFSRYGEVIDCVVMKNNETGRSRGFGFVTFADPENVDRALENGPHTLDGRTIDPKPCNPRSQHKPKRTGGYPKVFLGGLPPNITETDLRTFFCRYGNVMEVVIMYDQEKKKSRGFGFLSFENEVAVERATSDHFVHISGKQVEVKKAEPRDGNQNSNNSMNTDSYQWGSPQAPPMGNGQMGGPPINMQSNMMQGYQSWGASQPQQGYGGYGAGAAGAANAYQSWGAPPPPQQWGNYNATPQQTQGYGGYDMYNNSGASGAGGYGSGNWNSWNMPPNTAGSAAGSTADMYSRPQSGPTAGPGASAGPTSGGPSKPGSEYGGGSAAYGGGAAAAAAAAAAATGYNYYQNDQNTYNNRPRSVYGAGSDATSQPPYQAF